The genomic region TCTCCCTTCCAAACTTAAAAGTTTGCATGACCTGTTTCTGCAAGGGGGATCTACAATATTTTTTGAGCAACCTCGTCATGAAAGGTATTGCATATCAACTCTATTTTCCATTTCATACTCGAATGATCAATAAAATCCGAGACTAACTCCAGCTCCTCGTTGTCTGTCCTGCTCTGTATATTGATTGTGTCTATCCTGGGAATCCAACAATCATTACAAATGGATATATCCCTCCCATTTCCCACTCTCCAGCACAGTCCACCTTGAAGAAGTCCCTTCAACGCTCAAATGCTCTTCCAGGTAAGGGAAGGTAGATTCCCTAACCTAGCTTCAAGAAAATTAGACTGTGGATAATAATTTTCCTTTAAAACCTTTGCTAATAATGAGTTAGGATAGATTGTCAATTGCCAACCTTGTTTAGCTAATAGCGCGatattaaattgacttaaattttGAAACCCTAAACCCCTATTTTCCTTTAAACTGCAAAGATTTTTCCTAGTGCACCAATGAATACCCTTTTTCCTCTTTCCTTCTGCCACTAAAATTTTGCAATAATACTCTCAATATCATCACATAGAGTTCTCGGCAATAGGAAAGAGGCCATCGTGTAAGTTGGAATCACCTAAAGGATGGCTTTAATAAAGACTTTTTTTTCTCCTTGAGATAGGTAATTATTACTCTAGATGACAATATGCAATTTAATACGAtcctttaaattttgaaaagactCCTTCTTCCTCCTACCCACCATATTTGGCAAACCAAGGTAGCGTTCCGGTTCCTCCAAGCATCGAACTGCCAATAGACTAGCAACTGTTTATCCACTGCTGAAGTATTTTTACTAAAGAAAATAGTGGACTTTTCAAAATTAACCTGCTGACCCAAACAAGATCTGTAGTAGCTTAAAATTACTTTTAACAGATTTGCACCCCTAATTGTGGCATCCCCAAATAGAATACAATCATCTACAAATAACAAATGCGATACCGTTGGCCCACTCCTGCTGGTCTTCACCCATTTTAAACTTCATTCTTGCATCGCTAGTCTCATCAAACTCGATAGACCCTCTCCATTCTCTCCTTAATAAATCCATTAATGACAACTAAATAAGAAACAGATGTGATGCATTTCATAACCCCTTCAACCCATTTTGTAGCAAACCCCATTTGAATCATTATTGCCCTTAAGAAGTTCCATTCAACCCTATTATACGCTCTACTCATGTCTAACTTCATCGCCATTAATCCTTTCTTTCCCTACCTTTTGTGCTTAAGCTTATTAAGGATTTCATATGCTATCAACACATTATTCGAGATTAATCGTCCTGGCATAAAGGCACTTTGCACTTCATCAATACATTTTCCAATCACTCTTCGGAAACGGTTTGCAATCACCTTCACCAATATTTTGTATAAAACATTATATAGACTAATTAGACGAAAATGCGACATATTCATTGGATTAGAGTTTTTCGGAATAAGCACAATATTAGTGGAATTTAACGAACTGACCTCCATATCTCCATTAAGTATCTGTAGGCAAAAAGAGCCAGCCTCATCTCCAATAATGTGCCAGCATTTCTGGTAAAACAAGGCTGGGAACCCATCCTCCCCTAGAGCTTTAGTTACCCCATCTCAAATACCACTTCTTGAATTTCTTCACTGGTGTACTTTACTGTCAGTTTTTCATTATCTCCTTCAGATACACAACGGTTAATACCAGACagcacataatcataatttcctCTATCTCCAGCCGTAAATAAGTTATGAAAATAAGACGAAGCAACAGCTTATATTTCATACAAAACCTCAGTTTCCCTGCCTTCATCATTCTTTGGGCAGTTGTATTATGAAAAAAAGCTGTATTTTTATCCTCAAATTTCAGCCAATTGAGTCTAGCCCTTTGCTCCTAATAGcgtttattttttctatttcgAAATTCAGATGAATTCTCATATCAATTATTTCCGCCATATTTCTCTCATCTCTATCATTACTCAGCAATTCAGTCAGTTTATCGGTAAGAATCTGTCTTTTTCTCCTTCGACTCACTCGAATATTCCCTACCCAATGACTCAAACCTTTCTTCAGATTTTCTAACTTTAAAAGCAGTGTTCCTGAAGATGACTCCCTTAAACGTTTGACTTCTTCAAAGAAAGTATCTTCTAACACCCACCAAGcttcaaatttgaaagaaatacttATTGGTTGTTCGTCGTCTTTCTTCGTATTAATCAAGAGTGAGCAATGATCTGAAAAAGTATGCACTAAATGTTAAACTTTGACCTCCGGGAACATGGAAATCCATCTACCCGTAGCAACTCCTCTGTCCAACCTTTCTTGAATATTTGTCTCCAGCAGATTACCTCTCTCCCACGTAAACCAAGTGCCAGAATACCCTACATCAATCAATTGGCAGACTTCCAAGGTTCTTCGAAACGACTCCATTCTTCCCTCATCTCTTAGCAATCCTCCTTTTTTTTTAAACCCATACATGATTTCATTAAAGTCTCCACATACAAACCAAGGAATATTCTCTACTGTTATCAAACTTTTCAACACCTTCCAAGCTTCATTCCTATCTTGTGCATAGGGGGAGCTCTAAAAATTAGTGTATGTCCACTTTACACTAGCCTCATTGTCATCAACAAATACATCAATATACCTCTTGGAAAATGTTCGAAGTGTTATGTTAACATCCACTTTCCATGCCAAACATAAACCTCCTCTAGTGCCTTCAGCGTCGACCTCAATACCGTTTTGGAAACCACAACTTCGTCGTATTCGTTTCATTTGCTTTCCACGTAGCTTCGTCTCTATAAAGAAGACAATTTGGGGATTGTAACTTCAGCATATGTCGAAGTCGTCGAAACGTTCGTGGCCTCCCAAACTACGAACATTCCAACTCAATATTTTTATTGCGACCGGTAGGCTTGCCTTTTGGCAGCCGGCTATAATAAATGATTAGAATCCACCCCTCTCCTAGTCCTTGTCGTAAGAGCTTCATACCCTTCTTTACTGGATGACTCTTTTATCACTCCTCTACTTCTCTTTTTCTCTTCCTCTCTGATGATGACACCATCTTTAAGATCATACTCCATGGCAGTTTGTGATTGATACATCCATACATTCCTCATTGACTGATCTAACGATGGCATATTCCCTTCGAAATTAAAACCCAGAATTGCATCAATGTTCATCCCACCTCTTCCAACAGTTACCTTTTCCTGTAATCGGTTTCCCAATACTCGACTTCCATTCTGTTATCCTCCACTATTGCCCTCGCCTTCCTCTCTAAGCTGGATACTAGTCATTGATAGTGCTCTACGGGGTTGGGCTTTCAATGATAAATCCCACCCCATATCAGCAACCTCCACCCCAAGCATCATTTTAGCCTCACAAAAAGAATCACTGTCCCAACCGAccataataaaaatagaaaagggATAGAAGTTCATATTTGAACCTGACATAGGAgtatcttccattaaacatcaccTGCTTCTTCCTTTTCAACGGACGTCTGATGTCTAATTTAGCTCTAATTCTCATATAATTGTAATTTTCTTTCCCTCTACTTGATCCATCATATTCTAGGAATTCTCCTAAAAAATTCCCCAACTTTACTGCTAAGTTTTCAGAAAACAAGCCAATAGGGACATCATGAATTTGAACCCAAAAATGGGTATAAATTAATGGAACTTTCAATGGATCTCCCTCTTGTTGTAGATGTGACAGAATCAATAAATGATTATTAAAGGTCCATGGTGATCCTTTTAAAACCTTTTCCAAACCCATAATGTGAAAAAACTGAAATAAATACATTTTTTCTCCCAAATCCCGAATTTGAACACCCCGTACAGGATGCCATAGATTAGCCATCGTACTTTTCATAGCTGGGAAGTGAATTAAACTGGCTGTTAAGAAGCAGCCTACCAGTTGAAACTCTCTATCCCTTGCTGCAAGTGGATCTGTAGGAATCTGTAAGATTTCATTTTCCTCATCGTTAAGAAACAAAACCACTAATTCATTCTCCATCCCTGCAGGTCACGAAACCAAGCATAATGATAAATTCCTGACGAATAGTAGATTGATGCCGTACTGTGTACTCCGGACAGTACTGgacagaaaaaaaaataaaacaccaGTTGAAAAACCTAAAAACGCATACCAGGGGCGGCAGACAAAAAGCGTGCTAGGGTAATAGACTTTTTCACCCAACGCGATAAAATaagtttataaatttaaattaaaaataatttaaatgtaaATTTATTGTGTTACATGTGTAAGAATACTAACATGCCAAATGTCATAAAATTACAGATTATTCAAATATGTCTAAATATGTAAAATAGTCAGCTCCTATAGGTGCCGACCTTTTTTCTCAACTTTAATTGGTGCTTGACAAGTTTCACATATAACTTTGACACTCATGAGTATTGAATTTCTTAATTGATTACCACATGTATCCTATTCGACTCTTAAAACTAAAATACAATCATTTTATTAtaagtgaaaaagaaaaaggacatATGGAAGGCCTTAGGAGATTTCCTTTTATATATACCCTTAAGCTTCGTACTAACTTacttattttttttatcaaattatacaataaaaatttaaaagttaaaaatatttcaaatccaTATACTAATATGTTCAAGGTTGAGTCatgtaatttaattttcaaaattttagtcttttttaatttaaaaataaaatttctttcacttttgaatttaaaaaaatcaaatcaaatcaaaggACAAATGATTGTGTTAGGTATAGATtaggtgaaattatgattatagtctcattattatgtttaaatttaagatttaagatctatactttaatttgatataatttaattctaataCTTTTTTATTACTAGTTAATCCAAGTAGTTTTTATCTtaaattatttcagttaaaatATAGTGACGTCAATCTTTTTCTTAAAATATCCATCTTGATTTATCAAGTTGAAATAATTTTTTGTGTATATATTAGAAAGGTGTTTAAAAATTTTCACTTAACAACAAAAATTTAACAAGTTGGACTAGTAAAttgaatttaataataattaggtgatcattttatagttttttattattaggtgataaaaagaaaatttattaatagttgagTGACTGTTTTGTAAAAAATCCATTTTCTTTTGGTAAAACCGAATAAGGCCTAGAGCAGTCTCGACCCTGGGCACTTTCACCAAATCCAGTCCCTCTCAATTTCTGTGGTGGGATTTTCAATTAACAATGGCCTCCAAAGCAAGCAGCTCCCTCTTCCAAAGCCTGAGACGCTACATCAAGAAGCCATGGGAGATAACTGGACCCTGCGCCGACCCAGAGTACAAAAACGCAGTGCCCAAAGCCACGGAGTATCGTGTTCGCTGCCCCGCCACCACTTTGCAAAAGCCCATCGTCCCTACCTCCGACCCTGAAACCGTCTTCGACATCAAATACTACAGCCGCGATCAACGCCGGAACCGCCCTCCGATCCGCCGTACCATCTTGAAGAAAGATGACGTGGTGAAGATGATGAGAGAGAAAACATTTGATGTCAACGATTTTCCAAAGGTCTACTTGACTGCTAAAGTTGAAGAGGATGAGAATGCCGTTGGTGGAGGCTACCAGAAATAGGTCAGATTTCGGaaattttttattgttatttctTTAAATGAGATTTCATTTAGcgatttttgatgttttgagctttggatattgttcttttctccctatcttgatgaatttgatgcttTGAAGATTTGGGTTTTGGTTAATTTTCTGTTTTGAGATGTGGGTAATGATCAGTTTTTCACTATTTCTATGTAAATGTAGTGTGTATGATTTGGGATTTTCCGAAACCGGGATTCCGGGGGAATCTGATTGAGGCTTGACTTGAGTTAATGTATGAAATATGCAGAAGTGGGGTCATTGGAACTAGATGACACTTAagattattatttgtttttcgATTTTGGGTTGATATAATGCCTTTTTGACTACTTATTTTAGGTTTGAGAGTTAAAAGTTTTGAGCAATGTTTATTGGCGAGATTGGAGATActgatttttaatgtttttgatgAGATTGGATGGCTCAAGCGGATACCGAGTTTGTGACTGATGGATTTGGTGCTCAAGATTGAGGATACCTTTAGTATTCTGAATTATGCGGTCTTGAGGGTTTCCCTATTGTGTCAGGCTTATGAAAGTTCTGTTTTGGGCCGTATTAGGGTTATCATCAGATTTAAATATTGGTACACAGATGTTTAAGTTTGATGACAATGCACTATACTTTCTATGAGAACTTGTAAAAATGTATTGTGATGCCCTACATGTTTTTGACAATGGATTTCTATGTAAAGAAAATTGGGATTATCAAGTTCATATTAACCGGATTGGATTAAATGGTAGTTTGGAAATAATGTGGTAATGAATGACAAAATATCCACTCATCTATCTCTTTTTTGTGAAAGAAAAATAACGATTTAACTCTTTAaacactttgattcttttatcgCGCTAAACCTCAAAGGAAGTGCAAGAAACAATAATCCTACTTTATAAGCACATTGCCTTTCAAAAAGTGCTTTTATCtttagcttctaactcatctaaATTGTAAAACACCCTTTTGTTGTGTATAAGAATTAGCTTTGTATGTGGTTGGCTTATCCTTGGTACATATTTGAggtattttcatttatttaaaaagaaaagaatacaAACCAGTTTAGTACCCTATCAAACTTTGTGGAAACGCCTTCATCCATACACTAAGTGCTACGAGCTTTAAATTCCCATAGCATTCCACTAAAAACCTTGTTCTAGAATTGTTTGGAGGCAGCTATCCTGACCTCCTTTTTTTAGGGTAAGATAATAAGACCAGCGTGCCTGCATTTGCTGGCGGAGTACATCGAGTATTAGTTTTTGGTGTTGACAATTCTGAATGTTGTGATAGCCTTGTTAGATTCTAAAGCCAAGTTTCATTTCTGAACTTCTGGTGCTAGCAGAAAAGGTTAGATCCTCCTGCATGTTCTTGTTATTTGTATTCCATAGAGATTGGATCTATAAAGTTGCTCTCTCTCTATTTGCAATGCAAAGTAAACTGCAGTGGAGCATTTCTACTATCTTCAGGTGGAGGATGCTTGTATATATCTTGGATTTTATACCATCCATATACTATAAGGGCATGGTTAcattctagaaattccttccattcCTCAATGCTGGTTATAAATTATAAGTACGAGGGTTCAAGATATTTAAATGCACTATTTTTTTATCACCTGATTTCTTGAATtgttttgtatgtttgttttaTTTCAAGTTAGATTCATATTTGAACCTACAAGAAAGGACCTCACTTTTTCTTAGCTTTACCGATAATTCAGTCTAAAAGGATAAAATAGAGTAGTATTGCTATATGGTCTGTATAGGTGACCTTCCAATAGTTGGAAAAGGCTTACATGTTATATTAATCTGTAATCCAAATATAATTCCTTGCACCAGTAATCTCAGTGAGATTATATCTTATACTTATGTTGTTACGAAGCTGATATTAccgattttaaaaatgtttctgGCATGTGAACAGGCGAGCACTGAGCACTGAGCACTGAGCACTTATGGCTGAATTTAATGGTGCACCGGTCCCATCTGATTCACTCTCTTAGTAGCTTGTTATTGAACAAATGCAGGTATTGTAGCATAGCAATTTCTTGAGACACTTGAAGTTAAAAGGGGTTGCAGTTTCGGGGTTTCCGACATTAATAAGGGTGGTTgtccacattttttttatttgtttggtttttctttttcagTTAATCAGCATGCTTGTATTAATCCAGATGCAACAGCAGTTGGATGATGAATGATATAATTGACTCGTTCAAGCTTTTGATGGTTTTTGAACCATGAACAATAAGAAATGAATCAGATATGTTGATGAAGAATTGAATATGTGGTTTCCATTGGATTTCTTCTAACATTAAGAAATGAATCATTTTTCATTCATCATTGCATTGCTTCATCTTGAGCTCAAATGTGAATCATTTTGCATTTTCTCTTCTGATGAATATTCCAATCTATTGGACAAATACACTAGTGAAGTGTGATGTTGGAAACATGGATCTAGATTTGAAGTGTATGCCTTGGGTTTCAATATAAATGAAGCAGAAATTAcatatttaaatttgatttattatataaatggTAAGAATGAAATGAAaagtataaaatattttgaaaatatgaatgttatatttttaaaaatattttatccaATTTCTGTTGAAATAATGTTTTGATTGATAGTAGGTTAAACAGGGATTTAACAATTGCAAGTCATATTTTGACATCTTTAATCTTATATTATAACTCCAATGTTAAACTAAATCAGGCTTAAAGATCAAGTGAATTTTATCACCCCAGTGTCATAATATTGTTCAAATTAGTAAAACATTTTAAAGAATTTGTTATGTATGcaaaatttcatacaaacatagataaatttaattaagatatgtatttaatttcttaaagtaaaaataaaatatattaattattttaatataaaaatatgtatcCGTTTAAATTAGTAAACATTAATTATCAGAAGTCGTGAAACTATTATTGAGAAAAAAGAAAACTGAAACTCTAAATTCAGAGCAACATTTCAGTGAAGGGATATAATAATGGGTTGATCCATGGCCGAAAGTGGCCCAATACTTGACttgaacataaaaataaaaataaatagccCCTGGCGAGGATCGAACTCGCGACCTTTCGCTTACGAAGCGAACGCACTACCACTATGCTACAGAGGCTTGTTTGATTACGTCTTCAATAAAATGTTTTTTGTTTCTACAAAAAAAAGCTTGGTTCATCAGCCCACCGGTTCTTTTTCCCCGTCTGTTATTCAAAATTACTGCTATCCTCAATAGCTTCAAAGAGTCGAATTACCGTTAAtatatttagaaatatttttatataattttttaacaataaaacaaaCTATCTTCAAGTCCGAACCAAGCTTTAGTTAagtattttcaaaaaaatttgaagTCTAGGTCCTTGCACGCCTATGTTTTTCTATATTTTGGCATAATATACTGTAATATAATCATAGATACAATGAGAATTTTCTTATCCCACTATTAAGATAATATTTCTCATTAGCTACAACAAAAGTCGGAAAAAATCACACTATTTTTTTTATGGTAAAATCTTTTAAAAGCAAAATTTTCACGTTTGGAAGCTAATTAACTTCACATTCACAAATCGAAACCATTAGCATATGAATTAAGAAAATTAACTTGTTTTGGATGTGACTATAGACATGATCTTGATCTTGCATGCATGATATGCATGATGTTGTATGCTAAATACATGTATAAATGATGCATCCATTCAGGGTCCATTTGTTTCCGCAAAAATTGACTTCCAAATCATAGTTTCAAACATGTCGGTCATTATTGAAGAATCCAATGCAACAGAAAAGCTAAGACTTATCCTTTGTGGATATATTGAACAACAATTGGCTAATGAATCTTTGTATTCTGATCATCAAAAAATTCATTTTCATATATAAAGTTTCCACGTAAAGCATGATTTTCTCATCATAATGATCACATACAGCATTAGTCAATGACAAAGACTGGATATCTACAAGGAATGACAATATACAAACAAAGTACTACATATATGTTCATTCATGTTCCATAGAACTTTGTTAAGATGTATTGATAATCTCTTGCCTTGTTCACCTTCTCATAAGCTTAGCTTTTCCTTTATCCTCCCTAACCATTCAAAACTACACAAAGCAACCGGCTCTAGGTTTTAGATCCTTTTTCAAAACACGGCAACAAATAGAAATACTTCTAAAAGCTTCAATGGCCCTCAACCTCGAGTGGGAAAAAATAAGGAAAGAAGCTTACGTGTTTAATCAAAACCTTTTATCGGTGGATGCATGGGAACAAGTTTGATGGCATCTTATACTTTGACATACTTATCAACATAACCCTGCAAGACatgatattgaaaatttaaaacatcACTGTCATGCCATATAAAATGCAAACTTAGCTTATCCAAAAGATCAATAAAGAATATAAAATAGCTAAACCACATCTTCATTCCCTAAGAAATAATCATGAGACATGGCTGGAAAAAAAAGGGGACCGATTCATTAGGCTTTTTAACTTTTCCCtttgtattatttttttttttggtcaggAGAGAACAGGATTTTTTGGTGGTTTTGGATGCTAAAAGTAGCTCCATGTCTACTGTAAGGCCTAGCCTACACATTTTGTGTGTCCTAACAATATATCTTACTTAGATACTACCAAGTACCAAGTGCGACTTGGGAATTATGCCAATCAAAATGGATAAAATTGCAGATTGGATGCAAGTCTCTACACAAATTCACTGAAAGTATCACGAATGAAGCCTGATGGAAAGGTTGGTTCTAACTAATATGCACAGTGCTGATAAAACATCACCGTCTTCTCTACAGCAACATATACGTGCATAAAGATTCCAAGAAAATTTCTTAAAGCAAAACAATCCAACCAAACTGAATAAATCAAAAGATCAAAATAAACCCAAACAAATAACctttgctgtgaaaatttcatcaagaagaaaaagaaaagcatgAAATGAGAATTTACCGTCACAAGTTTTGTCAATTTCCGCTGAGATGACTCAATATAGTGATCAATCTTTGCACGCGATTTGGGTATCTGGTGGTTCTTCATAGCTCCTGATACTTTATCAACAGTCTTCTTTACAATAGTCTTGAAAGCCTCCTTGCTCATATTACCCTGTTGCCACGACGGCTTCAAAACCTCCTTCACAAAATCTGCAATGGCAACCTTGAAAAGCTTCATTGATCTGGAATCTTTGCTCTTCTTGCTCTTCCCTGGAGACTTTATCTGATCCATCTCAATCTCACCAGCAGCCATATTAACTTCAACTGGATGACTTGGGCTTCCAT from Gossypium arboreum isolate Shixiya-1 chromosome 1, ASM2569848v2, whole genome shotgun sequence harbors:
- the LOC128279307 gene encoding uncharacterized protein LOC128279307, with the translated sequence MASKASSSLFQSLRRYIKKPWEITGPCADPEYKNAVPKATEYRVRCPATTLQKPIVPTSDPETVFDIKYYSRDQRRNRPPIRRTILKKDDVVKMMREKTFDVNDFPKVYLTAKVEEDENAVGGGYQK